GCTGGCCAAGATTCTGTTTGTCTGCCGCCGAGTGCGCCAAAGCCTGCGCGGCCTGCGCTGCGTCGGCCTCCTGCGCGAGGATAGCGCTTCCGGCGTGTGGGAGGTGGGGGTGCCCCTGGGCGTCATTGCAGCCCTCTGCCCGGTAACCAGCCCCATTTCCACGGCCGTCTGCAATACGTTGTTGGCCATAAAATCCGGCAACGCCATCGTTTTTTCCCTGCACCCCCGCGCGCTGGAAAGCATGCGCACGGCGCTGAACATCCTCTGCGCCGCCGGGCGCGCCCATGGCCTGCCTGAAGGGGCCGTAGCCTATATGGATGTGGTGGCCAAAAAAGGCACGCAAGAGCTCATGCGCCACCCGGATGTGGCTCTGGTCATGGTTACGGGCGTGCTGGGCATGTTTCCCGCCGCGCGGGCCAGCGGCAAGCCCCTTATTTACGGCGGCACGGGCAACGGCCCCGTTTTCATCGAGCGCAGCGCCAGAGTGGAAACCGCCGTGGCGGACATCCTTGCCAGCAAATCCTTTGACAACGGCCTGGCCCCTTCCGCCGAGCAGTGCGTCATCGTGGACGGCTGCGTGGAACCCCAGGTGCGCCGGGCCTTTCAGGACCGGGGCGGCTATTTTATGAGCCCCGAAGAAGCCGCGGCGCTTATGGACGTGCTGTTTCACTCCGATGGCCGCCGCCGGCGGCACATGGTGGGCCAGTCCGCCCTGGCCCTGGCGCAGAAAGCAGGCTTTGCCCCGCCCAAGGGCACGCGGGTGCTGGTGGCCCCGCGCCGCTACGTTGCCGGAGCAGACCCCTATACCCGCGAGCTGCTCACGCCCGTGCTGGGCTATTATGTGGAGCCGGACTGGCGTCACGCCTGTGAAAAATGCCTGGAGCTGCTGCTGCAGGAGCGCCACGCCCAGACCCTGACCATCCACAGCGAAGATGCGGAGGTCATCCGCCAGTTCGCCCTCAAAAAGCCCGTGGCCCGTCTGCTGGTCAACACCGGCGCGGCCTTCGGCGGCATGGGGCTGACCACCAACCTCACCCCCGCCATGACCCAGGGCAGCGGCATTGCTGGCTACGGCATCACTTCGGACAATATTTCGCCCTACAACCTTATCTACCGGCGCACCGTGGGCTTCGGCGCGCGCGGGCTGGATTGCCTGGCGGACCTTGCCGCGGGCGGGCCCGCAACGCCCCCGCCTGCAGCGCCGGACGCCCCGCTGGAGCTTTTGCGCGCCGTGCTGCGCCGCGTGCTGGAAACAGCGCGCCCCGCGCCCCACGGCAGCGCGGACTGAGGCCAAGCCCCTGACCCGCACCCATGGAGGATACAAGTGGACCTGCACGATTTTTCCCAAAAAATAGCGGAAGTCGCCCATAGCCTTTCCCCGGACGAGCGCCGTCAGCTGCGCGCGCTTTTTGCCCCCAGCGCCGCCCCGGCGGCCGCGCAGAACCCCGCCGCCTCGCCTGCGGGCGCGCCTGCGGCGGCGGGCTCCGGCGTGCCGGATGGCCCAACCCGCCGCCATGTGCTGCTGAAAGAAAACTACCTCAAGCAGCAGCCCCGCATCACCATTCACCGCGCCCGCGCCATCACCAAGATCGATAGAGAAAACCCCGGCATGCCGCGCATTCTGCTGCGCGCCAAGGCCTTCCGCTATTGCTGCGAAACGGCCCCCCTGGTCATCCAGGACCACGAGCTCATTGTGGGCGCGCCCAACGGCGCGCCGCGCGCCGGGGCGTTCTCCCCGGACATTTCCTGGCGCTGGCTCAGGGATGAGCTGGACACCATCGCCAACCGCCCGCAGGACCCCTTCCACATCGCTGAAGAGGACAAAAAAATCCTGCGCGAGGAAGTCTTCCCCTACTGGGAAGGCAAATCCGTGGACGAATACTGCGAGGCGCAGTACCGCGAGGCGGGTCTGTGGGAGCTTTCCGGCGAATCCTTCGTCTCCGACTGCTCTTACCACGCCCTCAACGGCGGCGGCGATTCCAACCCCGGCTATGACGTCATCCTGATGAAGAAGGGCATGCTGGACATCCAGCGCGAGGCGCGCGAGCACCTGGCCCAGCTGGACTACGATAAGCCCGAAGACATTGACAAAATCTACTTCTATAAATCAGTGATCGAAACCACCGAAGGCGTCATGTGCTATGCCAAACGCCTTTCGGAATACGCGGCCCAGTGCGCCGCCGCTGCAAGCGACCCCGTGCGCAAGGCCGAGCTGGAAAAAATCGCCGCGGTCAACGCCCGCGTGCCCGCGCACGCGCCCACCACCTTCTGGGAGGCCATCCAGGCCGTCTGGACCGTGGAATCCCTGCTGGTGGTGGAAGAAAACCAGACCGGCATGTCCATCGGCCGCGTGGACCAGTACATGTACCCCTTCTACAAGGCCGACCTGGAAGCGGGCCGCATCACGCCCTGCGAGGCTTTTGACCTGGCGGGCTGCATGCTCATCAAAATGTCGGAAATGATGTGGCTGACCAGCGAGGGCAGCTCCAAATTCTTTGCCGGCTACCAGCCTTTCGTCAACATGTGCGTGGGCGGCGTCACGCGCGAAGGGCGCGACGCCACCAACGAGCTGACCTATCTGCTCATGGATGCCGTGCGCCATGTGCGCATCTACCAGCCCTCTCTGGCCACCCGCGTGCACAATGCCTCGCCGCAGGACTACCTCAAAAAAATCGTGTCCGTTATCCGCTCCGGCATGGGCTTCCCCGCCGTGCATTTTGACGACACCCACATCAAAATGATGCTCGCCAAAGGCGTGAGCATGGAAGACGCCCGCGACTACTGCCTCATGGGCTGCGTGGAACCGCAGAAATCCGGCCGCCTCTACCAGTGGACCTCCACAGCCTACACCCAGTGGCCCATCTGCATTGAGCTTGTGCTCAACCACGGCGTGCCCTTGTGGTACGGCAAAAAGGTCTGCCCCGACCTGGGCGACCTGAGCCAATTCGACACCTTTGAGAAATTCGACGCCGCCGTTAAGGAACAGATCCGCTACATCACCAAGTGGTCCAGCGTGGCCACGGTCATTTCCCAGCGTGTGCACCGCGACCTGGCCCCCAAGCCGCTTATGTCCATCATGTACGAAGGCTGCATGGAGCACGGGTGCGATGTGGCCGCGGGCGGCGCCATGTACAACTTCGGCCCCGGCGTGGTCTGGAGCGGCCTGGCGACCTACACGGATTCCATGGCCGCCGTCAAAAAGCTGGTTTACGACGACAAAAAATACACCCTCCAGCAGCTTAACGAGGCCCTGAAGGCCGACTTTGAAGGCTACGAAAGCCTGCGCGCCGATTGCCTGGCCGCCCCCAAATACGGCAACGACGACGATTACGCCGACGCCATTGCCGCCGACCTCATCGCCTTTACCGAGCGGGAGCACCGCAAATACCGCACGCTCTACTCCATCCTCAGCCACGGCACCCTCTCCATCTCCAACAACACCCCCTTCGGGCAGATGCTGGGGGCCTCGGCCAACGGGCGCAAGGCCTGGCTGCCCCTCTCAGACGGCATCAGCCCCACCCAGGGCGCGGACTACAAGGGCCCCACGGCCATCATTAAGAGCGTGTCCAAAATGTCCAACGACAACATGAACATCGGCATGGTGCACAACTTCAAGCTCCTGCCGGGCCTGTTGGACACGCCTGAAGGCGAACAGGGCCTCATTACCCTGATCCGCTCGGCCAGCATCCTGGGCAACGGCGAAATGCAGTTCAACTACCTGGACAACAAAACCATGCTGGAGGCCCAGCAGCGCCCCGGCGACTACCGCGACCTGGTAGTCCGTGTGGCGGGCTACAGCGCCTTCTTTGTGGAGCTGTGCAAAGACGTGCAGGACGAGATCATCAGCAGAACCGTGCTCAAAAACTTCTGAGCGCGCAGGCCTGGGAACCCGCCCGCAGGGGGCGGTTCCCGGCCATGAACCCCCGGCTGCGGCGCAACGCCCATGTACGGCAGAGGAAATACCGTGATCGAACGCAAGGCCAATGTCTTCAATATCCAGAAGTACAATATGTACGACGGACCGGGCATCCGCACCCTGGTGTTCTTCAAGGGCTGCCCCCTGCGCTGCCTCTGGTGTTCCAACCCGGAAAGCCAGCACGGCCGCTATGAAGTCCTGTTCAAAAAAGACCTCTGCGTCCACTGCGGGGCCTGCGTGCCCGTCTGTCCCGTGGGCATCCACAGCCTGGTCAACGCCCACAGCACGCATGTGGTGGACAGAACCAAGGACTGCATCCGCTGCGAGGCCTGCGTGCGCGCCTGTCCGCAGGCGGCCCTGGCCATTGCCGGGGAGCGCAGAAGCATTTCCGAGCTGCTTGAGGTGGTGGAGCAGGACTGGCTGTTTTACGAAAATTCCGGCGGCGGCCTCACCGTGGGCGGCGGCGAACCCTTGCTGCAGCACGAGGCCTTGGCCAACCTGCTGCTGGCCTGCAAACAAAAAGGCATCCGCACGGCCATCGAGACCTCCGGCTACGCCAAGCCGGAAGCGCTGCGCCAGGTGGCGGAAATCTGCGATCTGTTTCTCTTTGACATCAAACATATGGACGCGGACCGGCACTACGCCCTTACCGGCGTGCGCAACGAAAGCATCCTCGCCAACCTGCAATGGCTGCTGGAAAACGGCTGCGCCGTCAACATCCGCATGCCCCTGCTCAAAGGCTACAACGACGACACGGAGGAAATCCGCGCTGTGGGCAGCTTCCTGGCCTGTCATGCCGAGCGGAACAACTTCAAGGGCATTGATCTTCTGCCCTACCACCGTCTGGGCGTCGGCAAATACGCCCAGCTGGATCGGGACTACGCCATTGCGGACAACCCCGCCCCGGACGACGCGGACCTGGACCGCATCCGTGAAATTTTACAGGGCTTCGGCCTTACGGCCAGGGTCATCAGGCACTGATGCCCGCCCACGGGAGGAAAACCATGCTGGCACTGGGACTTGTGGAAACCAAAGGGCTGGTGGGCGCCATTGAAGCGGCGGACGTCATGCTCAAAGCCGCCGACGTGCGCCTGCTGGAAAAATCGCTGGCCTCGGGCGGGCTTGTCACCATCACCGTAGCAGGCGAGGTAAGCGCCGTGCAGTCCTCCGTGGACGCGGCGCAGGCCGCCGTTGACCGGCTGGCCGGGGCTGTTCGCATCTCCTGCCACGTCATCCCCCGCCCGGACGGCGAACTGGAGCGCATTCTGCGGCTGCAGCCCGCCTGCGCCCAGGCGGAGAGCACGGCCAAAGCGGAAGACGAGCAAAACGCCGCCCCGACACAAGAGGAAGCCACCCCGACCAGCGAGCCCCAGCCCGCGGCGGAAGGCACGGCGCAGCAGCCCCCAAGCGCGGCGATAACGCCGGAAACCCCGCCGGCCTTTGATCGGGAAAAAACCAAAACCATGAGCATGAGCGCACTGCGCCGCCTGGCGACCGAGCTGGAAACGGACCTGAGCAGTGCCCAGATCGCCGCCGCCAACCGGCAAACCCTGCTGAACGCCATTGAGCGGGCGACACGGAAGGAAAAGGAGTAACAAAAAATGGTTGATAAGGATCTGCTTTCCATTCAGGAGGCTCGCGCCCTGGTGCGCGCCGCGCGCAAGGCGCAACCGGAATTTGCCCGGCTTTCTCAGGAGCGCGTGGACCGTGTGGTCTGCGCTGTGGCCGAAGCCGCCGCGTCCCAGGCCGAGGCCCTGGCCCGTCTGGCCGTGGAAGAAACCGGCTTCGGCAAGCCGGAAGACAAAAAGACCAAAAATCTGCTGGCCAGCGAAAAAGTCTGCGCCCGCATCAAGGATATGAAAACCGTGGGCGTGCTGCACGCCGACCCTGCCTCCAAGGTGGTGGAAATAGCCGTGCCGGTGGGCGTCATCGCCGGCATCGTGCCCTCCACCAATCCCACGTCCACGGTGATCTACAAGTCGCTTATCGCCCTCAAAGCGGGCAACGCCATTGTCTTCACCCCGCACCCCAGCGCCAAAAAGTGCATCGCCCGCACCGTGGAAGTCATCCAGGGCGCGCTGCGCGGCTGCGACGTCTCCCCCGACCTGGTAAGCAGCATCAGCCTGCCCACCATTGAAGGCACCAACGAGCTCATGAAACGCGCCGACCTCATCCTGGCCACCGGCGGCCCCGGCATGGTCAAGGCGGCCTACAGTTCCGGCACCCCCGCTTTGGGCGTGGGCGCGGGCAACGTGCCCGCCTACATTGAGCGCAGCGCCGACGTCAAAGACGCCGTGGCCAAGATCATGAGCAGCAAGACCTTTGACAACGGCACCATCTGCGCCTCGGAGCAGTCCATCGTTACCGATGCCTGCATTGCCGAGAAAGTACGCGCCGCCCTTATGGAACAAGGCGGCTACTTCCTCGCCGGCGAAGCCCTGACCAAGGTCAAAAACGTTATGGAACGCGGCAACGGCACCATGAATCCGGCCATCGTGGGCCGCGACGCCCTGACCATCGCGGCCGCAGCCGGCATTGATGTGCCCTCCGGCACCCGGCTGCTTATCTCGGACGAAAAAGGCATCGGCCCCAAGTACCCCTTCAGCAAAGAAAAGCTCACCGCCCTGCTGGGCTTCTATGTGGTGGAAGACTGGCGCGAAGCCTGCGAGGTGTGCACCGCCCTGCTGCACAACGGCGGCGTGGGGCACTCCCTGTCCATCCACTCGCGGGACGAAGACGTGATCCGCGAATTCGGCATGCGCAAGCCCGTCTCGCGCATGCTGGTCAACACGCCCTCCACCCAGGGGGCCGTGGGCATCTCCTCCGGGCTGTTCCCCAGCTTCACCCTGGGCTGCGGAGCCGTGGGCGGCAGCGCCACCTCCGACAACGTGACGCCCCTGAACCTCATCAACGTGCGGCGGGTGGCCTACGACCTGCACACGCCCTGCGATTTCCACGTTGCGCCCGCGTCCGCACAGAGCGCCTGCGGCGTTTCTTCCGTAACGCCCGCGCGGCCCTGCCCGCCCTCCGCCGCCCTGGGCGGCTGCTGCGGCCGCGCAGCCAACCATGAAGCCGTGGTCGCCCCGCAAAGCCCGGCCCCGGCCCCCGGCGGCAACCTGGACATTAACGCCATCACTGAAATGATCGTGGCTGAGCTGAAAAAAGCTCTCTGATTCCGGCGCATCCCCCCCCACGCCGTTAACCATATAGTTATCCCAACAGTAAAGGAGAAACCGCTATGACCACCTCTTCCAACGCCCTGGGCATGATCGAAACCCGTGGCCTGGTGGGCGCTGTTGAAGCCGCCGACGCCATGGTCAAGGCCGCCAACGTTACCCTTATCGGCCGCAGCCAGGTGGGCGCGGGCCTGGTCACCGTTATGGTGCGCGGCGACGTGGGCGCGGTCAAAGCCGCCACGGACGCGGGCGCCGCTGCCGCCAAAAAGGTCGGCGAGCTGGTGAGCGTGCACGTCATCCCCCGCCCGCACAGCGAAGTGGAAATGATCCTGCCCCATCGCGAAGCCTAACTCCCCCCACACTAACCGGCGCGGGCGGACGGGGCGGCCCCCCGCCCCGCCCGCCGCATACGGAAAGCAGCCATGACCGCACAGACTTGCACCGATCTGCAGATCAAAGACCTTCTGGAACGCCTGGTGCGCGGCGTGCTCGCGGAAGCGCGCGCAACCGCGCCCCTGGGCGCGGCCCCCGACGTCGCGTCCATG
This Desulfovibrio legallii DNA region includes the following protein-coding sequences:
- the cutD gene encoding choline TMA-lyase-activating enzyme codes for the protein MIERKANVFNIQKYNMYDGPGIRTLVFFKGCPLRCLWCSNPESQHGRYEVLFKKDLCVHCGACVPVCPVGIHSLVNAHSTHVVDRTKDCIRCEACVRACPQAALAIAGERRSISELLEVVEQDWLFYENSGGGLTVGGGEPLLQHEALANLLLACKQKGIRTAIETSGYAKPEALRQVAEICDLFLFDIKHMDADRHYALTGVRNESILANLQWLLENGCAVNIRMPLLKGYNDDTEEIRAVGSFLACHAERNNFKGIDLLPYHRLGVGKYAQLDRDYAIADNPAPDDADLDRIREILQGFGLTARVIRH
- a CDS encoding acetaldehyde dehydrogenase (acetylating); its protein translation is MVDKDLLSIQEARALVRAARKAQPEFARLSQERVDRVVCAVAEAAASQAEALARLAVEETGFGKPEDKKTKNLLASEKVCARIKDMKTVGVLHADPASKVVEIAVPVGVIAGIVPSTNPTSTVIYKSLIALKAGNAIVFTPHPSAKKCIARTVEVIQGALRGCDVSPDLVSSISLPTIEGTNELMKRADLILATGGPGMVKAAYSSGTPALGVGAGNVPAYIERSADVKDAVAKIMSSKTFDNGTICASEQSIVTDACIAEKVRAALMEQGGYFLAGEALTKVKNVMERGNGTMNPAIVGRDALTIAAAAGIDVPSGTRLLISDEKGIGPKYPFSKEKLTALLGFYVVEDWREACEVCTALLHNGGVGHSLSIHSRDEDVIREFGMRKPVSRMLVNTPSTQGAVGISSGLFPSFTLGCGAVGGSATSDNVTPLNLINVRRVAYDLHTPCDFHVAPASAQSACGVSSVTPARPCPPSAALGGCCGRAANHEAVVAPQSPAPAPGGNLDINAITEMIVAELKKAL
- a CDS encoding aldehyde dehydrogenase family protein, with protein sequence MIGDNDLISMQQARILAENAAAAQKKLAAMPQETLDAIVEAMADAAEAQAQSLAVMSQEESDCGVWQDKLAKILFVCRRVRQSLRGLRCVGLLREDSASGVWEVGVPLGVIAALCPVTSPISTAVCNTLLAIKSGNAIVFSLHPRALESMRTALNILCAAGRAHGLPEGAVAYMDVVAKKGTQELMRHPDVALVMVTGVLGMFPAARASGKPLIYGGTGNGPVFIERSARVETAVADILASKSFDNGLAPSAEQCVIVDGCVEPQVRRAFQDRGGYFMSPEEAAALMDVLFHSDGRRRRHMVGQSALALAQKAGFAPPKGTRVLVAPRRYVAGADPYTRELLTPVLGYYVEPDWRHACEKCLELLLQERHAQTLTIHSEDAEVIRQFALKKPVARLLVNTGAAFGGMGLTTNLTPAMTQGSGIAGYGITSDNISPYNLIYRRTVGFGARGLDCLADLAAGGPATPPPAAPDAPLELLRAVLRRVLETARPAPHGSAD
- a CDS encoding BMC domain-containing protein, giving the protein MTTSSNALGMIETRGLVGAVEAADAMVKAANVTLIGRSQVGAGLVTVMVRGDVGAVKAATDAGAAAAKKVGELVSVHVIPRPHSEVEMILPHREA
- a CDS encoding BMC domain-containing protein, encoding MLALGLVETKGLVGAIEAADVMLKAADVRLLEKSLASGGLVTITVAGEVSAVQSSVDAAQAAVDRLAGAVRISCHVIPRPDGELERILRLQPACAQAESTAKAEDEQNAAPTQEEATPTSEPQPAAEGTAQQPPSAAITPETPPAFDREKTKTMSMSALRRLATELETDLSSAQIAAANRQTLLNAIERATRKEKE
- the cutC gene encoding choline trimethylamine-lyase, whose translation is MDLHDFSQKIAEVAHSLSPDERRQLRALFAPSAAPAAAQNPAASPAGAPAAAGSGVPDGPTRRHVLLKENYLKQQPRITIHRARAITKIDRENPGMPRILLRAKAFRYCCETAPLVIQDHELIVGAPNGAPRAGAFSPDISWRWLRDELDTIANRPQDPFHIAEEDKKILREEVFPYWEGKSVDEYCEAQYREAGLWELSGESFVSDCSYHALNGGGDSNPGYDVILMKKGMLDIQREAREHLAQLDYDKPEDIDKIYFYKSVIETTEGVMCYAKRLSEYAAQCAAAASDPVRKAELEKIAAVNARVPAHAPTTFWEAIQAVWTVESLLVVEENQTGMSIGRVDQYMYPFYKADLEAGRITPCEAFDLAGCMLIKMSEMMWLTSEGSSKFFAGYQPFVNMCVGGVTREGRDATNELTYLLMDAVRHVRIYQPSLATRVHNASPQDYLKKIVSVIRSGMGFPAVHFDDTHIKMMLAKGVSMEDARDYCLMGCVEPQKSGRLYQWTSTAYTQWPICIELVLNHGVPLWYGKKVCPDLGDLSQFDTFEKFDAAVKEQIRYITKWSSVATVISQRVHRDLAPKPLMSIMYEGCMEHGCDVAAGGAMYNFGPGVVWSGLATYTDSMAAVKKLVYDDKKYTLQQLNEALKADFEGYESLRADCLAAPKYGNDDDYADAIAADLIAFTEREHRKYRTLYSILSHGTLSISNNTPFGQMLGASANGRKAWLPLSDGISPTQGADYKGPTAIIKSVSKMSNDNMNIGMVHNFKLLPGLLDTPEGEQGLITLIRSASILGNGEMQFNYLDNKTMLEAQQRPGDYRDLVVRVAGYSAFFVELCKDVQDEIISRTVLKNF